Within Phaeodactylum tricornutum CCAP 1055/1 chromosome 15, whole genome shotgun sequence, the genomic segment GAAGAAATCCTCCTGTCGGTATCTTGTTCGCGATCTTGGCATCCGCTGTTCAAGCAGGCGAGAAGTGTGGGCGGTTCCAACACAATTCTGCCGAATTCTTCGTCTAGGACTGTATCACACCCAAAGTTTACCGTTTTCACCATGATGAAGCTTGCTCTCCTAGCCTCTATTGCTGCTGGCGCCGCCGCATTTGCTCCGTCTCAGGGTCAGTCTGCCCGCGCTTCGGTTGCCACGAACATGGCCTTCGAAAACGAAGCCGGTGTCACCGCTCCTCTGGGTTTTTACGATCCCCTCGGATTGGTTTCGGACGGCGACGAGGCTAAGTTCAAGCGTCTCCGTTTTGTAGAACTCAAGCACGGACGCATTTCAATGCTTGCTGTTGTAGGGTACATTGCCACCGCGACCGGAAACCGTCTGCCGGGAACCATTGATTTCGCTGGTACCAAGTTCTCCGACATTCCGGCCGGATTCGGTTCTTT encodes:
- the Lhcf6 gene encoding protein fucoxanthin chlorophyll a/c protein (Protein sequence identical to 40604 on Chr24), with product MMKLALLASIAAGAAAFAPSQGQSARASVATNMAFENEAGVTAPLGFYDPLGLVSDGDEAKFKRLRFVELKHGRISMLAVVGYIATATGNRLPGTIDFAGTKFSDIPAGFGSLANIPAAGLCQILFFIGLLETSFMRDWVGGESVGDFRNKYIDFGWDSFSDEEKARQYNVELNQGRAAQMGILALMVHEQLGNVDDILPFKLI